In one window of Meiothermus sp. DNA:
- a CDS encoding choice-of-anchor Q domain-containing protein has translation MRTLLERIGKTARNSQVWLSSLLLTVCAACIAGTQSGPAFPNPDISYGLFSLSQGPTFYVGPGGSNANDGSRERPWATITFAAARLKPGQVLRVLPGTYNEAVSVSVSGTASGRIVIASDTRWGAKVNAQGALFGIDVRGSYVDIVGFEVTGATNSGIVSWGSHIGILFNYIHHIRAQCDTNGGAGINTSYPDATGVSIMGNLVHDIGEIGAGACTRIHGIYQGSPGGVIQNNILYRARGFGITTWQAATAVTITNNLSFANLYGGISVGSGDNTRGNIAQNFLVANNIVVGNPRGISEENNTGQNRFLHNLVWNNTTNWRLLTSSHQGSLSLDPGFVNYKPDGSGDYRLSKNSPAIDQGIGEAAPKIDFLGQKRLLGAALDLGPFEVR, from the coding sequence ATGAGAACATTACTCGAGCGCATCGGAAAAACGGCCAGAAATAGCCAGGTCTGGCTGTCATCACTGCTGCTCACCGTATGTGCCGCCTGCATTGCCGGAACACAAAGTGGGCCTGCCTTTCCCAATCCAGACATCTCTTATGGTTTGTTTAGCCTGTCTCAAGGCCCCACCTTTTATGTAGGGCCCGGCGGCAGCAACGCCAACGACGGCAGCCGCGAGCGTCCCTGGGCTACCATTACCTTCGCCGCCGCCCGGCTCAAGCCCGGCCAGGTCTTGCGCGTCCTCCCGGGCACCTACAACGAAGCCGTTAGCGTCAGCGTCAGCGGCACCGCCTCAGGGCGCATCGTCATCGCCTCCGACACCCGCTGGGGCGCCAAAGTCAATGCCCAGGGCGCCCTTTTCGGTATCGATGTCCGCGGCAGCTACGTAGATATCGTCGGCTTCGAAGTTACCGGCGCCACCAACAGCGGCATCGTTAGCTGGGGTAGCCACATCGGCATTCTGTTCAATTATATCCACCACATCCGGGCCCAGTGCGATACCAATGGCGGGGCCGGCATTAACACCAGCTATCCTGACGCAACCGGGGTTAGCATCATGGGCAACCTGGTGCACGATATCGGCGAAATCGGTGCTGGTGCATGTACTCGCATCCACGGCATTTATCAAGGCAGCCCAGGGGGCGTTATCCAAAACAACATCCTCTACCGCGCCCGAGGCTTCGGCATCACCACCTGGCAGGCGGCCACCGCCGTTACCATCACCAACAACCTCTCCTTTGCCAACCTTTACGGCGGCATCTCGGTCGGCTCGGGCGACAACACCCGCGGCAACATCGCCCAGAACTTCCTGGTTGCCAACAATATCGTAGTGGGCAACCCCAGGGGCATCAGCGAGGAAAACAACACCGGCCAGAACCGCTTCCTCCACAACCTGGTCTGGAACAACACCACCAACTGGCGTCTGCTGACCAGTTCCCACCAGGGCAGCCTGAGCCTGGACCCCGGCTTTGTGAACTATAAGCCCGATGGCAGCGGCGATTATCGCCTGAGCAAAAATAGTCCGGCCATCGACCAGGGCATCGGCGAAGCCGCTCCAAAGATCGATTTTTTGGGGCAGAAGCGCCTGCTAGGTGCAGCACTCGACCTGGGGCCTTTTGAAGTACGCTAA
- a CDS encoding glycosyltransferase family 4 protein: protein MRFLFLTQYFPPEIGAAQVRLASVVRELVRLGHEVEVVTALPNYPTGRIFADYRGKFALEETWEGVRVQRTWLYPAMGTGVRRLLNYFSFAATSLWALLRARKPDFIFVESPPLFLSITAFLASRWFRVPFIFNVADLWPDSVRQLGLMKEGPLLRLAAGLERWSYQKATYVTAVTEGIQKILLTEKGLPSHKVVYLPNGVDTTLFRPLPPDQALAKELGLEGKKVILYAGNHGYAHGLEVALQAAQHLSNPDIVLVLIGDGSEKKRLMEMAQEMALRNVRFLDPQPPAYIARLYSLAVAGLSTLRDSPLFEMTRPVKIFAGMSCAKPIVYVGKGEGARLIETAQAGLVSPPENPEALARHILQIVDEPQLAQRLGENGRRYVEEHLSWSSLIQSWLESLQPKQPQSAKVPG, encoded by the coding sequence GTGCGTTTCTTGTTTCTGACACAGTATTTCCCACCCGAGATTGGGGCCGCCCAGGTGCGGCTGGCTTCTGTGGTTCGCGAACTGGTGCGGCTGGGGCACGAGGTGGAGGTGGTCACGGCCCTGCCCAACTACCCCACCGGGCGTATTTTTGCAGATTACCGAGGAAAGTTTGCCCTCGAGGAGACCTGGGAAGGGGTGCGGGTGCAGCGTACCTGGCTTTACCCGGCTATGGGTACAGGCGTGCGACGCCTGCTCAACTATTTCAGCTTTGCAGCCACTTCGTTATGGGCCTTGCTACGCGCCCGAAAGCCCGACTTTATTTTTGTAGAGTCACCCCCGCTTTTCTTGAGCATTACAGCCTTCCTGGCCTCTCGGTGGTTCCGCGTACCCTTCATTTTTAATGTGGCCGACCTGTGGCCCGACTCGGTGCGCCAGCTGGGGCTCATGAAGGAAGGCCCCCTGCTCAGGTTGGCCGCGGGCCTCGAGCGCTGGAGCTACCAAAAAGCCACCTACGTAACGGCCGTGACAGAGGGTATTCAAAAAATTTTGCTAACCGAGAAAGGGCTGCCCAGCCACAAGGTGGTCTACCTGCCCAACGGGGTGGATACCACCCTCTTTCGCCCCCTGCCCCCTGATCAGGCTTTAGCCAAAGAGCTGGGCCTGGAGGGGAAAAAGGTCATTCTGTATGCGGGCAACCATGGCTATGCGCACGGCCTCGAGGTTGCCCTTCAGGCTGCCCAGCACCTATCCAACCCCGACATAGTCCTGGTACTAATCGGAGACGGTTCGGAAAAGAAGCGGCTAATGGAAATGGCTCAGGAGATGGCCCTGCGCAATGTCCGCTTCCTGGATCCGCAACCTCCGGCCTACATTGCCCGCCTCTACTCCCTGGCTGTAGCCGGACTCTCAACCTTGCGCGACTCTCCCCTCTTCGAGATGACCCGTCCGGTCAAAATTTTTGCTGGTATGAGCTGCGCCAAGCCCATCGTGTATGTGGGTAAAGGGGAAGGAGCCCGGCTGATAGAAACAGCCCAGGCAGGTCTGGTCAGCCCCCCAGAAAACCCCGAAGCGCTGGCCCGCCACATCTTGCAGATAGTAGATGAGCCCCAGCTGGCCCAGCGCCTGGGCGAGAACGGGCGGCGCTACGTGGAAGAACACCTGAGCTGGTCGAGCCTGATTCAAAGCTGGCTGGAGAGCCTTCAACCCAAACAACCCCAGAGTGCAAAAGTACCCGGATAA
- a CDS encoding nucleotide sugar dehydrogenase has protein sequence MQTAIDPKTQLLQRIEDKSAVVGVVGLGYVGLPFAVEKAKVGYRVIGIDRSKQRVDKINRGENYIGDVKDEELSDLVAQGLIQATTSFDCVPELDVIVIAVPTPLTRNLVPDLQYVEGVTAEIAKYLRAGQLVSLESTTYPGTTEEIMLPLLQQSGLELGRDFFLAHSPERVDPGNARYTTKNTNKVVGGVGPESLEVAIAFYSKTIDHVVPVSSAKAAELVKVFENTFRAVNIALVNEITLLCDRMGLNVWEVLDAAFTKPFGIMPFYPGPGVGGHCIPLDPHYLEWKAKEYNFNTHFINLAGEINRKMPEFTVEKATRVLSQHGKPLRGAKIVLLGMAYKANLDDYRESPAIEVFKLLQNQGAEVVFHDSWTPHIEEHGLVADSVELTDELLQNADLVIITTNHSNVDYKRVVALSRAVLDTRYATRGLKADHVVLL, from the coding sequence ATGCAAACAGCCATAGATCCCAAAACCCAGCTACTACAACGCATTGAGGACAAGAGCGCCGTGGTCGGCGTGGTCGGCCTGGGCTATGTAGGCCTTCCTTTTGCGGTAGAGAAAGCCAAGGTCGGCTACCGCGTGATTGGCATAGACCGCAGCAAGCAGCGCGTGGACAAGATCAACCGCGGCGAGAACTATATTGGCGATGTAAAGGACGAGGAACTAAGCGACCTGGTGGCCCAGGGCCTCATCCAGGCCACAACCAGCTTCGACTGCGTACCCGAGCTGGATGTGATCGTTATTGCTGTACCCACCCCCCTTACACGCAATCTGGTACCCGACCTGCAGTACGTGGAGGGCGTTACTGCCGAGATTGCCAAATACCTGCGGGCGGGTCAGCTAGTCAGCCTCGAGTCCACCACCTATCCGGGCACCACCGAGGAAATCATGCTGCCATTGTTGCAGCAAAGCGGCCTTGAGCTGGGTCGCGACTTTTTTCTGGCCCATTCACCCGAACGGGTAGATCCTGGCAATGCCCGCTATACCACCAAGAACACCAACAAAGTGGTGGGGGGTGTGGGCCCGGAAAGCCTCGAGGTAGCCATAGCCTTTTATAGCAAAACCATTGATCACGTAGTGCCGGTAAGCAGCGCTAAAGCAGCCGAGCTGGTCAAGGTTTTTGAGAATACCTTTCGCGCAGTTAACATTGCTCTGGTCAACGAAATCACCCTGCTGTGCGACCGCATGGGGCTCAATGTGTGGGAGGTGCTGGATGCTGCTTTTACCAAACCCTTCGGCATCATGCCCTTTTATCCCGGCCCAGGGGTTGGGGGACACTGCATCCCCCTTGACCCGCATTACCTCGAGTGGAAGGCCAAGGAATACAACTTCAATACCCACTTCATCAATCTGGCGGGCGAAATCAACCGCAAGATGCCCGAGTTTACCGTAGAAAAAGCCACCCGGGTACTAAGCCAGCACGGCAAACCCCTGCGCGGGGCTAAAATCGTGCTGCTGGGCATGGCCTACAAGGCCAATCTGGACGACTATCGTGAGAGCCCGGCCATCGAGGTTTTCAAGCTCCTGCAGAATCAGGGGGCCGAGGTGGTATTTCACGATAGCTGGACGCCCCACATCGAAGAGCACGGCCTGGTAGCCGACAGCGTAGAGCTAACCGACGAACTACTGCAAAACGCCGACCTGGTCATCATCACCACCAACCACAGCAACGTGGATTACAAACGGGTGGTGGCCCTGTCCAGGGCCGTGCTCGATACCCGCTACGCTACCCGGGGTCTGAAGGCCGACCATGTGGTGCTTTTGTAA
- a CDS encoding Gfo/Idh/MocA family protein yields the protein MKNFALIGAAGYIAPRHLKAIKDTGHTLVAALDPFDSVGILDSHFPQAEFFTQPELFEDYLHALRGTPRQVDYVSIASPNYLHAAHIRMALRAGADAICEKPLVLEPRDILQLKDLEAETGRRVWTILQLRTHEALLNLMHRLQSDSRRTYELDLTYITSRGTWYLRSWKGRTEQSGGLATNIGVHFFDMLAWLFGKVQQVEVHRRDDTVAAGYLELERARVRWFLSIDVNHVPAALKAQGKRTYRSMLLDGQEIEFSEGFTDLHTRVYERTLAGQGFGLDDTYEAIATVAQIRNLPLSNRKDTMHPFLLEAVSG from the coding sequence ATGAAGAACTTTGCGCTCATCGGGGCTGCGGGCTACATCGCCCCCCGGCACCTTAAGGCCATCAAAGATACCGGCCATACCCTTGTGGCTGCGCTGGATCCATTTGACTCGGTGGGAATTTTAGATAGCCATTTCCCACAAGCCGAGTTTTTTACCCAGCCCGAGCTGTTCGAGGACTATCTGCACGCTTTGCGCGGCACGCCCCGGCAGGTGGATTATGTAAGCATTGCCAGCCCTAACTACTTGCATGCCGCACATATCCGCATGGCCCTGCGAGCCGGCGCCGATGCCATCTGCGAGAAACCTCTGGTGCTGGAACCCAGGGACATTCTTCAACTCAAGGATCTCGAGGCCGAGACCGGGCGACGGGTGTGGACCATTTTGCAGCTGCGCACCCACGAGGCCCTGCTCAACCTGATGCACCGCCTGCAGAGCGATTCTCGTCGCACCTACGAGCTGGATCTGACCTACATCACCAGCCGGGGTACCTGGTACCTGCGCAGTTGGAAGGGCCGCACCGAGCAATCCGGGGGGCTGGCCACCAATATTGGGGTTCACTTTTTCGATATGCTGGCCTGGCTTTTTGGCAAAGTACAGCAGGTGGAGGTACACCGCCGCGACGACACGGTAGCGGCTGGTTACCTGGAGCTCGAGCGAGCCAGGGTGCGGTGGTTTTTATCCATTGATGTGAACCATGTACCCGCCGCCCTGAAGGCCCAGGGTAAGCGCACATACCGCTCCATGCTTCTGGATGGGCAGGAAATCGAGTTCTCCGAGGGCTTTACCGACCTGCATACTCGAGTGTACGAGCGTACCCTGGCAGGGCAGGGCTTCGGTCTGGACGACACCTATGAGGCCATTGCAACCGTTGCCCAGATTCGCAACCTGCCCCTTTCAAACCGCAAAGACACCATGCACCCGTTCTTGCTTGAGGCTGTAAGCGGCTAG
- a CDS encoding acyltransferase, producing the protein MEYFKHETAVVDEGAQIGRGTRIWHFCHISAKAVIGENCSLGQNVYVANNVLIGNGVKIQNNVSVYEGVILEDYVFCGPSMVFTNVLTPRSEFPRNSSANYGRILVKRGASIGANATIVTGVTLHEGAFVAAGAVVTRDVPAYAIVAGVPARIIGWMSAYGDRLDFSQSDTVTDSQGHVYQKVGPYEVRRLV; encoded by the coding sequence ATGGAATACTTCAAACACGAGACTGCCGTAGTGGACGAGGGGGCCCAGATTGGTCGGGGCACCCGGATCTGGCATTTTTGCCATATCTCGGCCAAAGCGGTCATCGGGGAGAACTGCTCCCTTGGGCAGAATGTGTACGTGGCCAACAACGTGCTCATCGGCAACGGCGTCAAGATACAAAACAACGTTTCGGTGTATGAAGGGGTCATTCTGGAGGACTACGTTTTTTGTGGGCCCAGCATGGTTTTTACCAATGTACTGACCCCGCGCAGCGAGTTCCCGCGCAACTCTTCGGCCAATTACGGTCGAATCCTGGTAAAGCGCGGTGCCAGTATTGGCGCCAATGCCACCATTGTCACAGGGGTTACCCTCCACGAAGGTGCGTTTGTAGCGGCCGGGGCAGTGGTGACCAGGGATGTGCCCGCCTACGCAATAGTGGCCGGGGTGCCCGCACGGATTATTGGTTGGATGAGCGCCTATGGCGACCGCCTCGACTTTAGCCAAAGCGACACAGTAACCGACTCCCAGGGCCACGTCTACCAAAAGGTGGGGCCATATGAGGTGCGGAGGCTAGTATGA
- a CDS encoding DegT/DnrJ/EryC1/StrS aminotransferase family protein, giving the protein MKTLQQIPILDLGAEVNELWDELNAALQRVLRATQFIMGPEVSELEQKVAHYLGVRHAIALNSGTDALIIGLRALGIGPGDEVITSPFTFFATAEAISLLGAKPVFVDIDPHSFNLNPDLLEAAITTKTRAIVPVHLYGHPAAMTAILELARRYNLKVLEDCAQSFGARYEGDPGESQRRPDLLHRHTGSLGDAGAYSFFPSKNLGAYGDGGLLVTSDDATAELARMLRAHGSRKKYYNELIGYNSRLDTLQAAILLVKLPHLERYNQARRAIAERYNQALADTPGLRTPALNPGHVFHQYTVRILNGRRNQVQQRLSELGIGTMVYYPTPLHRLPVYQNQGLHLPESERAAAEVLSLPIWPQMSQATQEVVVEALKKVLNG; this is encoded by the coding sequence ATGAAGACCTTGCAGCAGATTCCCATCCTGGATCTCGGCGCAGAAGTAAACGAGCTATGGGACGAACTCAATGCAGCCTTACAAAGGGTCTTGCGCGCCACCCAGTTCATCATGGGGCCTGAGGTAAGCGAGCTCGAGCAAAAAGTCGCGCACTACCTGGGGGTTAGACACGCCATCGCCCTTAACTCCGGGACCGACGCCCTGATCATTGGGCTAAGGGCTTTGGGGATCGGGCCGGGGGACGAGGTGATTACCAGCCCCTTCACCTTCTTTGCCACCGCTGAAGCCATTAGCCTGCTGGGTGCCAAGCCAGTATTTGTGGACATAGACCCCCATAGCTTCAACCTGAACCCCGACCTGCTCGAGGCCGCCATTACCACAAAAACCAGGGCCATCGTACCCGTTCACCTGTATGGCCACCCAGCTGCCATGACGGCCATACTGGAGCTGGCCCGGCGGTATAACCTGAAGGTACTCGAGGACTGTGCCCAATCCTTTGGCGCGCGCTACGAGGGCGACCCGGGCGAGAGCCAGCGCCGCCCCGATTTGCTCCACCGTCATACCGGCTCACTGGGTGATGCCGGCGCTTATTCGTTTTTCCCATCCAAAAACCTGGGAGCGTATGGCGACGGGGGGTTGCTGGTAACCTCGGACGACGCCACCGCTGAACTAGCCCGCATGCTCCGGGCCCACGGCTCGCGCAAGAAGTATTACAACGAGCTCATCGGCTACAATTCGCGCCTCGATACCCTGCAGGCTGCTATTTTGCTGGTCAAACTGCCGCACCTGGAGCGTTACAACCAGGCCCGCAGGGCCATTGCCGAACGCTACAACCAGGCCCTGGCCGACACCCCGGGTCTGCGCACACCCGCGCTCAACCCAGGTCATGTCTTCCACCAGTACACCGTGCGTATTCTGAATGGGCGGCGCAACCAGGTTCAACAACGGCTAAGCGAACTGGGTATTGGTACGATGGTCTATTACCCCACCCCGTTGCATCGTCTTCCGGTCTATCAGAACCAGGGTCTGCACCTGCCCGAGAGTGAGCGGGCTGCCGCCGAGGTGCTTTCACTGCCCATCTGGCCGCAAATGAGCCAGGCAACCCAGGAGGTGGTGGTGGAGGCGCTCAAGAAAGTGCTCAATGGCTAG
- the asnB gene encoding asparagine synthase (glutamine-hydrolyzing), producing MCGIAGIVLHKPGSLNWAANALQGLYHRGPDDHGWLTLDQATDKGKDWSDASGSVLLVHRRLSILDLSALGWQPMSSPDQRYHLVFNGEIYNYLELRQELQALGHCFRSHSDTEVLLAAWAQWGVQCLTRLVGMFAFAVLDRQNQHLYLARDYFGIKPLYYAQFDEGIAFASEIPVLLELPGVGRQVNPNRLYRYLRFGLTDDGSETLFAQVQQLPPAHYLELQLGSPQLSSPQRFWQPKPEPIFEGSFEEAAENVRAQFLENVRLHLRSDVPVGAALSGGIDSSAIVMAMRHLEPGLELHTFTYVADHGVSEESWAELVGKAARVKAHKVKPSAGELVADLDHLVQVQGEPFGSTSIYAQYRVFRLAQEAGIKVMLDGQGADEILAGYAVYGGARLASLLRQGRWSEALAFLRASRLEPALKDTYKSAIGFLLPPSLEPLARRLIGQELAPGWLNVDWFQEKGVALASPRALHGREVLREELLQSLTETSLPKLLRYEDRNSMAHSIESRVPFLTPRLVELILSLPESYILSPSGQTKAVFRRAMQGLVPQAILERKDKVGFATPEQHWLEQLAPWVEQQLKSETLYRIRALKPELLRQELAAVMARRKPFDARVWRWVNLIAWARTFDVRFD from the coding sequence TTGTGTGGCATTGCAGGCATCGTATTGCATAAGCCTGGATCGCTGAACTGGGCAGCAAATGCCCTACAAGGGCTGTACCACCGTGGCCCCGACGATCACGGCTGGCTAACCCTCGACCAAGCCACCGATAAGGGCAAGGACTGGTCAGACGCTTCCGGCTCGGTATTGCTGGTGCATCGCAGGCTTTCCATTCTGGATCTTTCAGCGCTGGGTTGGCAGCCCATGTCCAGCCCGGATCAGCGCTATCACCTTGTTTTCAACGGTGAAATATACAACTACCTCGAGCTTCGCCAGGAACTCCAGGCCCTGGGCCATTGTTTCCGTTCGCACTCCGACACCGAGGTACTGCTGGCAGCCTGGGCCCAGTGGGGCGTGCAGTGCCTTACCCGCCTGGTGGGCATGTTCGCTTTTGCCGTGCTGGATCGGCAGAATCAACACCTCTACCTGGCTCGAGACTATTTTGGCATCAAGCCTTTGTACTACGCCCAGTTCGACGAAGGTATTGCCTTTGCTTCCGAAATTCCTGTGCTCCTCGAGCTTCCTGGTGTAGGGCGCCAGGTTAATCCCAACCGACTGTACCGCTATTTGCGCTTTGGGCTTACCGACGATGGCAGCGAGACCCTCTTTGCCCAGGTGCAACAGCTTCCGCCGGCCCATTACCTGGAGCTTCAGCTTGGTAGTCCACAGCTTTCTTCTCCGCAACGCTTCTGGCAGCCCAAGCCGGAACCCATTTTTGAGGGTTCATTCGAGGAGGCTGCCGAAAACGTGCGCGCACAGTTTTTGGAAAATGTGCGGCTGCACCTGCGCTCGGATGTACCTGTGGGGGCAGCGCTCTCGGGAGGCATCGACTCCTCCGCCATCGTGATGGCCATGCGCCACCTCGAGCCGGGTCTCGAGCTGCACACCTTTACCTACGTGGCTGACCATGGGGTCTCGGAGGAGTCCTGGGCCGAACTGGTCGGCAAGGCCGCCAGAGTAAAGGCCCACAAAGTAAAACCCAGCGCAGGCGAGCTGGTTGCAGATCTGGATCATTTGGTACAGGTGCAGGGTGAGCCTTTTGGCTCCACCAGCATCTATGCCCAGTACCGGGTCTTTCGCCTGGCCCAGGAGGCCGGTATCAAGGTCATGCTGGATGGCCAGGGCGCCGACGAAATCCTGGCCGGTTATGCCGTGTATGGCGGGGCGCGTCTGGCCTCTTTACTGCGCCAGGGACGCTGGTCCGAGGCTCTGGCTTTCCTGCGGGCGAGCCGGCTCGAGCCTGCCCTCAAAGATACCTATAAAAGCGCCATAGGCTTTTTACTACCACCGAGCCTGGAGCCTCTGGCCCGTCGTCTCATCGGTCAGGAGCTGGCCCCTGGCTGGCTGAACGTGGACTGGTTTCAAGAAAAAGGGGTTGCCCTCGCCTCGCCGCGGGCCCTCCACGGACGCGAGGTGCTGCGCGAGGAGCTATTACAATCCCTCACTGAAACCAGCCTGCCCAAGCTGTTGCGCTACGAAGACCGCAATTCCATGGCCCACTCCATCGAAAGCCGGGTGCCCTTTCTGACGCCCCGACTGGTAGAGCTGATTTTGAGCCTTCCCGAATCGTATATCCTTTCACCCAGTGGACAAACCAAGGCGGTTTTCCGGCGCGCCATGCAGGGCCTGGTTCCCCAGGCCATCCTGGAGCGCAAAGACAAAGTCGGGTTCGCAACCCCAGAACAACACTGGCTGGAGCAGCTCGCACCCTGGGTGGAGCAACAACTAAAATCCGAAACCCTGTACCGTATCAGGGCCTTGAAGCCAGAGCTGCTTCGGCAGGAGCTGGCAGCCGTAATGGCTCGACGAAAACCTTTCGACGCCCGGGTCTGGCGCTGGGTCAACCTGATTGCCTGGGCCAGAACCTTTGACGTGCGCTTCGATTGA
- a CDS encoding glycosyltransferase family 4 protein, which translates to MPQPLPKIVHMSSAHPPFDVRIFHRECVSLAQEGYPVSLVVPHQQDEVRQGVQICAVPVAKNRLGRMFGVVWAVYKRALAEKGDIYHFHDPELIPVGLLLQLQGKKVVYDVHEDVPTDILSKDWIPKWLRSLVALGMGLLERLAGTFLSGIVAVTEPIGARFPAHKTILLQNFPHPQEIAALQNLPYQTRPAQALYTGSITRVRGLFEMLEAMQRLPDTKLRLTLIGNFAPETLEAEAAQHPGFSRTDYLGYKNRPDTLALLSSSRIGLSILHPIPSFLVSQPTKLYEYMMAGMPFVASDFPLWRASIGHNNCGLFVDPRKPDAIAQAIQWLLDHPAEAEAMGQRGRRLVAEQLNWGVEFVKLKELYRRLSQPPALGHLEA; encoded by the coding sequence ATGCCCCAACCTTTACCCAAGATTGTTCACATGAGCTCAGCCCACCCACCCTTCGACGTTCGAATTTTTCACCGGGAGTGTGTGAGTCTGGCCCAGGAAGGTTATCCGGTGTCGCTGGTCGTACCGCACCAGCAGGACGAGGTGCGCCAGGGGGTGCAAATTTGCGCTGTACCGGTGGCCAAAAACCGTTTGGGGCGCATGTTTGGGGTGGTCTGGGCCGTTTATAAACGGGCTTTGGCCGAAAAGGGCGATATTTACCATTTCCACGACCCCGAGTTGATTCCTGTGGGGCTGCTCTTGCAATTGCAGGGCAAAAAAGTTGTTTACGACGTACACGAGGATGTTCCCACGGACATCTTGAGCAAGGACTGGATTCCCAAATGGTTGCGCAGCCTGGTAGCCCTGGGTATGGGGCTGCTCGAGCGCCTGGCAGGCACCTTCTTGAGCGGAATTGTTGCGGTCACCGAACCCATTGGCGCACGTTTCCCCGCTCATAAAACCATCCTTTTGCAGAACTTTCCGCATCCCCAGGAGATTGCCGCCTTGCAAAACCTGCCCTACCAGACGCGCCCGGCCCAGGCCCTTTACACCGGTAGCATTACGCGGGTAAGGGGGCTTTTTGAAATGCTGGAGGCCATGCAGCGCTTGCCTGATACCAAACTTCGTCTGACGCTGATTGGAAACTTTGCCCCGGAAACCCTCGAGGCCGAGGCGGCGCAACACCCTGGTTTTTCCAGAACCGACTATCTGGGCTACAAAAACCGCCCGGATACCCTGGCCCTGCTCTCCAGCAGCCGCATTGGCCTTTCCATACTGCATCCCATTCCCAGCTTTCTGGTCTCCCAACCCACCAAACTATACGAGTACATGATGGCCGGTATGCCCTTTGTGGCCTCGGATTTCCCTCTCTGGCGCGCCTCCATTGGCCACAATAACTGTGGCTTATTTGTGGATCCACGCAAGCCGGACGCCATTGCCCAGGCCATCCAATGGCTGCTCGATCACCCCGCCGAGGCCGAGGCCATGGGCCAGCGCGGGCGGCGGTTGGTTGCTGAGCAGCTCAACTGGGGCGTAGAGTTCGTAAAGCTCAAAGAGCTTTACCGTCGCCTGAGCCAGCCCCCTGCCCTGGGGCATCTGGAGGCCTGA